In a genomic window of Bacteroidota bacterium:
- a CDS encoding tetratricopeptide repeat protein yields MQKIIIIIIALFLSFSANAQEISKIQKAFENSYKFEKDNNLNESINKLIEVYSDTSYEINLRLGWLYYQKGDFKSSEKYYSIASAILPYSEEAKYGLILPMAANAKWDAVAVIYKQILTISPNNVTANYRLGLLYYNQKKFGYAQALFEKVVNLYPFGYDGLIMYAWNSLQLGKSKEARILFNKVLIYSPNDKSALEGLAILDK; encoded by the coding sequence ATGCAAAAAATAATCATCATTATAATAGCACTCTTTCTATCATTTTCAGCGAATGCTCAGGAAATAAGTAAAATTCAAAAGGCTTTTGAGAATAGCTATAAATTTGAAAAAGATAATAATCTGAATGAATCAATTAATAAACTGATAGAAGTTTATTCTGATACTTCTTATGAAATAAACCTAAGGCTTGGCTGGCTCTATTATCAAAAAGGAGATTTTAAATCCTCAGAAAAATACTATTCCATTGCTAGTGCTATACTCCCTTACTCTGAAGAAGCAAAATATGGGCTGATACTTCCTATGGCGGCCAATGCAAAGTGGGATGCGGTAGCAGTAATTTACAAACAAATCCTTACCATTTCTCCAAACAATGTTACAGCAAATTACAGATTGGGATTACTATATTATAATCAAAAGAAATTTGGATATGCACAGGCACTATTCGAAAAGGTTGTTAACCTCTACCCTTTTGGATATGATGGACTTATAATGTATGCGTGGAACTCTCTTCAACTGGGAAAATCAAAAGAAGCAAGGATATTATTCAACAAAGTATTGATATACTCTCCAAATGATAAATCAGCCCTTGAAGGTTTGGCAATTCTTGATAAATAA
- a CDS encoding urea transporter — protein sequence MLKKYLDITTHSYSQIFFSKNKILGFAVMLISFFDFWIGLMGLLSVLIANQTALWFKFSEKNIKNGYYGFNALLVGLGTAVIFAPGVKLLVVVAIVSILTLFITLVLEGVLSKYYLPFLSLPFLLGIWVIDLSQNSLAGIGINERGIYHYNELYALGGQLLVNMHEFLREIPYPFYLKEYFLSLSAIAFQYSEIAGFIIAIALLLSSRITFTLSLIGFYIAILFYQFAGIDSEQLSYTFIGFNYILTSIALGGIFLIPSKWSYSWMLILLPITVIITFGMGQLFYYLGLPIYSLPFNIVVLMFLYVMKLRLSKGDVLVEPIVQHNAPEKNLYQHLNNKERFPIPFYLPVYLPVLGEWTISQGHNGEHTHVGEWKDAWDFIILNSEKSQFKNNGDFVEDYLCYNKPVVAPADGTIVELFDGIDDNIIGKVNTLQNWGNSLVIKHSDYLYSQLSHLKSDTFKVKKGDFVKKGQLLASVGNSGRSPYPHLHFQFQTMSYIGSKTLKYPFESIIKNTANTVTVANYAIPNEGELVSNIETNSLLKNALNFIPGQRLKFAEADNNFIQVFDDKNYDHEFEVRTDAFNNSYIKCLNTNAFAYFKNDGSSFQFVSFEGSKKSFLYTFYISLYKIEQGYYKNLSVTDNMPIDNLFSQNKRFIQDLVSPFYIYLGAKYNLKYSYIDNDFSPSEIILESSYTLNSSNKILKSGSFSIAINKQGIKHIELVKV from the coding sequence ATTATGGCTTCAATGCCTTATTAGTAGGACTGGGTACAGCAGTGATTTTTGCTCCCGGTGTTAAACTATTGGTCGTAGTTGCAATTGTCTCTATTTTAACCTTGTTTATTACTCTTGTTCTTGAAGGAGTATTAAGTAAATACTACCTTCCATTTTTAAGTTTACCTTTTTTACTGGGAATATGGGTAATTGATTTATCTCAAAACAGTTTAGCAGGAATTGGAATAAATGAAAGGGGGATTTATCACTACAATGAGCTATATGCTCTTGGAGGGCAACTGTTGGTTAATATGCATGAGTTTCTCAGAGAAATCCCCTATCCTTTTTACTTAAAAGAATATTTTTTATCTCTGTCTGCAATTGCCTTTCAGTATAGTGAGATAGCAGGTTTCATCATTGCTATAGCCTTATTATTAAGTTCGAGAATAACTTTTACACTTTCTTTAATTGGTTTCTACATTGCTATTTTATTTTATCAATTTGCCGGAATTGATTCTGAACAGCTCAGTTATACTTTTATAGGTTTCAACTATATTCTTACATCTATTGCCTTAGGGGGTATTTTCCTTATACCAAGTAAATGGTCTTATTCGTGGATGCTAATATTACTGCCAATAACAGTAATAATAACTTTTGGGATGGGGCAACTATTTTATTATTTGGGGCTGCCAATTTACTCATTACCATTTAATATTGTTGTTTTGATGTTTCTGTATGTAATGAAACTAAGACTTTCAAAAGGTGATGTTTTGGTAGAACCAATTGTTCAGCACAATGCTCCTGAAAAAAACCTATATCAGCATTTAAATAATAAGGAGCGCTTTCCAATCCCTTTCTATTTACCTGTTTATTTACCGGTTTTAGGAGAATGGACAATTTCTCAGGGTCATAACGGAGAACATACGCATGTTGGAGAATGGAAAGATGCCTGGGACTTTATTATTTTGAATTCTGAAAAATCGCAATTTAAAAATAATGGAGATTTTGTAGAAGATTACCTGTGTTATAACAAACCGGTAGTTGCCCCTGCTGACGGAACAATAGTAGAATTATTTGACGGTATCGATGATAATATTATCGGAAAGGTAAATACACTTCAAAACTGGGGAAATAGTCTGGTAATTAAACATAGTGATTATCTGTATTCTCAATTAAGTCATCTGAAATCAGACACTTTTAAAGTTAAGAAAGGTGATTTTGTTAAAAAGGGCCAATTATTAGCTTCTGTTGGAAACTCAGGAAGGTCGCCATACCCTCATCTTCATTTTCAATTTCAAACAATGTCTTACATTGGTTCAAAGACATTAAAATACCCTTTCGAGAGTATTATAAAAAATACGGCCAATACTGTTACAGTGGCTAATTATGCTATTCCCAACGAAGGCGAATTAGTATCGAATATCGAAACAAACTCACTCCTTAAAAATGCATTAAATTTTATTCCCGGGCAACGCTTGAAATTTGCAGAAGCAGACAATAACTTTATTCAGGTTTTTGACGACAAAAACTATGATCACGAATTTGAAGTTAGAACTGACGCCTTTAACAACTCTTACATAAAATGTTTAAACACGAATGCCTTTGCGTATTTCAAAAACGATGGTTCTTCATTTCAATTTGTGAGTTTTGAAGGTAGTAAAAAATCATTTTTATATACATTTTATATCAGCTTATACAAGATAGAACAAGGCTATTACAAAAATTTGTCAGTTACCGACAATATGCCTATAGATAATTTATTTTCTCAAAATAAACGATTTATTCAGGATCTTGTATCTCCTTTTTATATTTACCTGGGGGCGAAGTATAACCTAAAATACTCTTATATCGATAATGATTTTTCACCCTCTGAAATAATACTGGAGAGCTCATATACACTAAATTCTTCAAATAAAATTTTAAAAAGTGGATCATTTAGTATCGCTATCAACAAACAAGGAATAAAACATATTGAATTAGTTAAAGTATGA